Proteins from a genomic interval of Streptomyces sp. NBC_01445:
- a CDS encoding CpaF family protein translates to MTNTPTGPDKDAARTQLGRLLSQRSTHPPEHVAPATPDPRTAQAHPAPTARPVAPAPAPMVPVAPVTTSSSAGAGAMGVTDFARTASLPGTLPVQPEEIQKLRVRVAEDLRAVRERQQAQTLEAEEERELAELFARRQIAAWHAEFTQKNPPLSQEQRSILHEEVLNLTFRAGALQRLLDQPGVQNIDIDGDVMYVDVAGQQRQKMASPFASREQTIAWINTMAAQSGHGERQLSYASPYVEFRLPDDSRVAANVLTRNVSVSIRKHGGRAWTLGNLLQEKTVDQLLASFLSAAVRAHMNIVICGGMTAGKTTLMRAMGREIPASERLITLESSLELFLDDAETPCHTLAFETRQSNGEDGAGAITLSDLIEIALRYNADRIMVGEVRGKESMAMLEAMSASQPGSMCTLHADYPKDVITRLVLRLSMADLSAETSYRLIEGAVHLMVFVKKGAKPGEKIVSHVWEVDGLNEDGTPSMTQLFAPRPGDGRAVPTAFQMSPERAEQIAEAGFNPLLLAQYPHGTWDPVEQSGEAERRAS, encoded by the coding sequence GTGACGAACACTCCGACGGGCCCGGACAAGGACGCGGCCCGGACACAGCTGGGTCGTCTGCTCTCCCAGCGCAGCACCCACCCCCCGGAGCACGTCGCGCCTGCAACACCGGATCCCAGGACGGCACAAGCCCACCCGGCCCCCACCGCGCGCCCGGTCGCGCCGGCGCCTGCCCCCATGGTGCCCGTCGCGCCGGTGACCACCAGCTCCTCGGCGGGCGCCGGGGCGATGGGCGTGACCGACTTCGCGCGGACCGCATCGCTGCCCGGCACGCTGCCGGTGCAGCCGGAGGAGATCCAGAAACTGCGGGTGCGGGTCGCCGAGGATCTACGAGCCGTACGGGAGCGGCAGCAGGCCCAGACGCTGGAGGCGGAGGAGGAGCGGGAGCTGGCGGAGCTGTTCGCCCGCCGCCAGATCGCCGCCTGGCATGCCGAGTTCACGCAGAAGAATCCGCCGCTCAGCCAGGAACAACGCAGCATCCTGCACGAGGAGGTCCTCAACCTGACCTTCCGCGCCGGTGCGCTCCAGCGTCTCTTGGACCAGCCCGGTGTGCAGAACATCGACATCGACGGCGACGTCATGTATGTCGACGTCGCCGGCCAGCAGCGCCAGAAGATGGCCTCTCCGTTCGCCAGCCGTGAGCAGACGATCGCCTGGATCAACACCATGGCCGCCCAGTCCGGGCACGGCGAGCGGCAGCTGTCGTATGCGTCGCCCTACGTCGAGTTCCGGCTGCCGGACGATTCACGTGTGGCAGCGAATGTCCTGACCCGGAATGTGTCGGTGTCGATCCGCAAGCATGGCGGCCGCGCGTGGACGCTGGGCAACCTGCTGCAGGAGAAGACGGTCGACCAGCTGCTCGCCTCGTTCCTGTCGGCGGCGGTGCGGGCCCACATGAACATCGTCATCTGCGGCGGGATGACCGCGGGGAAGACCACGCTGATGCGCGCGATGGGCCGTGAGATCCCGGCCTCGGAGCGGCTGATCACGCTGGAGTCCTCGCTGGAACTGTTCCTCGATGACGCCGAAACGCCCTGCCACACCTTGGCGTTCGAGACGCGACAGTCCAACGGCGAGGACGGCGCCGGCGCCATCACCCTCTCCGACCTGATCGAGATCGCACTGCGCTACAACGCCGACCGGATCATGGTCGGTGAGGTCCGCGGCAAGGAGTCCATGGCGATGCTGGAGGCGATGTCGGCCAGCCAGCCCGGCTCGATGTGCACGCTGCACGCCGACTACCCCAAAGACGTCATCACCCGCCTCGTGCTGCGCCTGTCGATGGCCGATCTCAGTGCGGAGACCTCGTACCGCCTCATCGAGGGCGCAGTGCATCTGATGGTGTTCGTGAAGAAGGGCGCAAAGCCCGGCGAGAAGATCGTCTCCCACGTGTGGGAGGTCGACGGGCTCAACGAGGACGGCACCCCGTCCATGACCCAGCTGTTCGCGCCGAGGCCCGGGGACGGGCGGGCGGTGCCGACCGCGTTCCAGATGAGCCCGGAGCGGGCCGAGCAGATCGCCGAGGCCGGGTTCAACCCGCTGCTGCTGGCCCAGTACCCGCACGGCACCTGGGATCCGGTCGAGCAGTCCGGCGAGGCCGAGAGGCGGGCATCGTGA
- a CDS encoding SAF domain-containing protein, translated as MDTTTPAPPPIAPPRQADLPISAGAKKSSRAPRKLIQALVWTLAALVGALVAISQVNRAGDRVEVLAVAHDVQAGQVVKASDVTTASVAEDPALSPVPAADRSRIVGQRAAVDLRQGSLLTASSVQSGGGLGDDLQVVGVEVKKGTAPRDELRPGDKVLAVVLPEQGAQSTTGTGAAKNGAEPEPESIEATVKSVGRTDATGSLVVNLAVPTTEGPQLAEKAAAKRIALVRQPRDGKQ; from the coding sequence ATGGACACCACGACGCCTGCGCCGCCGCCGATCGCTCCGCCACGTCAGGCTGACCTGCCGATCTCCGCGGGCGCCAAGAAGTCGTCCAGGGCCCCGCGCAAGCTGATCCAGGCCTTGGTCTGGACGCTGGCCGCTCTGGTCGGTGCCCTGGTGGCGATCTCTCAGGTGAACCGCGCCGGTGACCGGGTCGAGGTCCTGGCCGTGGCGCACGATGTGCAGGCCGGGCAGGTCGTGAAGGCCTCGGACGTGACGACCGCGTCGGTTGCTGAGGATCCCGCGCTCTCTCCGGTGCCGGCCGCCGACCGGAGCCGGATCGTTGGACAGCGGGCCGCGGTCGACCTGCGCCAGGGCTCCCTGCTGACCGCCTCCTCCGTGCAGTCCGGCGGCGGCCTCGGCGATGACCTGCAGGTGGTCGGCGTCGAGGTGAAGAAGGGCACCGCGCCGAGGGACGAACTGCGCCCCGGCGACAAGGTGCTGGCCGTGGTGCTGCCCGAGCAGGGCGCCCAGTCCACGACCGGCACGGGAGCCGCGAAGAACGGCGCGGAGCCAGAGCCGGAGAGCATCGAAGCGACGGTGAAGTCGGTGGGCCGTACGGACGCGACCGGATCGCTGGTGGTGAATCTCGCGGTGCCGACCACGGAAGGGCCGCAGCTGGCGGAGAAGGCCGCGGCCAAGCGGATCGCCCTGGTGCGGCAGCCGCGCGACGGAAAGCAGTGA
- a CDS encoding ATP/GTP-binding protein, producing MLVVSSSAAHADGGPAVGNDPGCRGAAPDVTVCASDPVRAPGKSDSQSAAAKGGGKGSAAPKCIYTKMVPQPPAENLAMQDGKKRGGKGAAYQVMCPGTGRIGVVWIPDGNAPGAPAIDPEVVARQAVDSMKLVGPDIDINPKPGGKGLVGMPVWMAVGQSPNTYGPNSATATAGGVTVTATAKVKSIVWNMGDGTSVTCNGPGTGYRKSFGMKQSPDCGHVYKQTSDSAGGKFKVSATATWAVDWQVAGGGGETGHLTEVRNSQVGLTITESQAVN from the coding sequence GTGCTGGTGGTCTCCTCGAGTGCGGCGCACGCCGACGGCGGTCCGGCGGTGGGCAACGATCCCGGTTGCCGCGGGGCAGCGCCGGACGTGACTGTGTGTGCGAGTGACCCTGTCCGCGCTCCGGGCAAGTCGGACTCCCAGAGCGCGGCTGCCAAGGGCGGCGGGAAGGGGTCCGCTGCCCCAAAGTGCATCTACACCAAGATGGTTCCACAGCCGCCTGCCGAGAACCTCGCAATGCAGGATGGCAAGAAGCGCGGGGGTAAGGGTGCCGCGTACCAGGTCATGTGCCCGGGTACTGGTCGGATCGGCGTGGTGTGGATCCCGGACGGAAACGCCCCGGGTGCGCCGGCAATCGATCCGGAGGTGGTGGCCCGTCAGGCGGTCGACTCGATGAAGCTCGTCGGTCCGGATATCGACATCAACCCGAAGCCGGGAGGCAAGGGCTTGGTGGGGATGCCCGTGTGGATGGCAGTGGGCCAGTCGCCGAACACGTACGGCCCCAACTCAGCGACGGCGACGGCCGGCGGGGTAACAGTGACCGCGACGGCGAAGGTGAAGTCAATCGTCTGGAACATGGGCGACGGGACGTCGGTGACCTGTAACGGTCCGGGAACGGGGTACCGGAAGTCGTTCGGGATGAAGCAGTCGCCGGACTGCGGCCACGTCTACAAGCAGACCTCCGACTCAGCGGGCGGGAAGTTCAAGGTGTCCGCGACCGCGACCTGGGCGGTCGACTGGCAGGTGGCCGGCGGCGGTGGGGAGACCGGTCACCTGACCGAGGTCCGCAATTCGCAGGTGGGGCTGACGATCACTGAGTCTCAGGCCGTCAACTAA
- a CDS encoding replication-relaxation family protein, whose protein sequence is MDTPITPTAPPRPTGLSRLAQDLLPALYQHRLIATSQLHRLFTPHARRPVYLRQQLKELRRIGLVDATARRTSRMGNPELLWYITARGAEAVAYDPTIPRRGYRISPQTAASQLQEHTLTVVDTGVAFAGWARRLGDECSPLDWEPEIAHRIRNGESRGVDDAFMIPDAVLRYTHAAEDGRRRMLSFFIEVDRATMQTTRLAAKLSAYARYQSYVPAAGGRGRRSTREAWRDHYPAFPRLLIVLTGASDRVLANRIQDLRALAAADPRVGQLSAGVTTLQLLQDKGPFAPVMTPLSGDAAPTDVFLAPTGGSRA, encoded by the coding sequence TTGGACACCCCCATCACACCGACCGCCCCGCCGCGCCCCACGGGCCTGTCCCGCCTGGCGCAGGACCTGCTGCCAGCGCTGTATCAGCACCGCCTGATCGCGACCAGTCAGCTGCACCGGCTATTCACCCCCCACGCCCGCCGTCCCGTCTACCTGCGCCAGCAGCTCAAGGAGCTGCGCCGCATCGGGCTCGTCGACGCCACCGCCCGGCGTACTTCGCGTATGGGGAACCCGGAGCTGCTGTGGTACATCACCGCGCGCGGCGCCGAAGCAGTCGCCTACGACCCGACGATCCCGCGGCGCGGCTACCGCATCAGCCCGCAGACCGCGGCCTCCCAGCTGCAGGAGCACACCCTCACAGTGGTCGACACGGGCGTCGCGTTCGCCGGCTGGGCGCGCCGCCTCGGGGATGAGTGCTCGCCGCTGGACTGGGAGCCCGAGATCGCGCACCGTATCCGCAACGGTGAATCGCGCGGTGTTGACGACGCGTTCATGATTCCGGACGCCGTGCTGCGCTACACCCATGCCGCCGAGGACGGGCGCCGGCGGATGCTCAGCTTCTTCATCGAGGTCGACCGCGCCACCATGCAGACCACCCGGCTAGCCGCCAAGCTCTCCGCGTACGCCCGCTACCAGAGCTACGTCCCCGCGGCCGGTGGCCGCGGCCGGCGTTCCACCCGCGAGGCCTGGCGCGACCACTACCCGGCCTTCCCCCGCCTGCTCATCGTGCTGACCGGAGCCTCCGACAGGGTTCTGGCCAACCGGATCCAGGACCTGCGCGCCCTCGCAGCCGCGGACCCGCGCGTCGGCCAGCTCAGCGCCGGAGTCACCACTCTGCAGCTCCTGCAGGACAAGGGACCCTTCGCTCCGGTCATGACCCCACTGTCCGGTGACGCAGCCCCGACTGACGTCTTCCTCGCCCCGACCGGAGGTTCCCGTGCATGA
- a CDS encoding Pycsar system effector family protein — MRPDHPARTALTDVRAELARTDQKAGMLFALVSAVTAAILASFATRPSGLFALWNGIEWLAWSGLACLATSLFHLLRCIRPEGVNNPHSGGYFAFFAQYAGQPEALRAHLATATPDADCAQLVALSILATRKYQLIARSISYLATALLLLAAALVLNAVH; from the coding sequence GTGCGGCCTGACCACCCGGCGCGGACCGCGCTCACCGACGTACGGGCGGAACTGGCCCGAACCGACCAGAAGGCAGGCATGCTCTTCGCGCTGGTCTCCGCCGTCACGGCCGCGATCCTCGCGTCCTTCGCCACCCGCCCATCTGGGCTCTTCGCACTGTGGAACGGAATCGAGTGGCTGGCCTGGAGCGGGCTCGCCTGCCTGGCCACCAGCCTCTTCCACCTTCTGCGGTGCATCCGACCAGAGGGCGTGAACAACCCGCACAGCGGCGGCTACTTCGCCTTCTTCGCCCAGTACGCGGGACAGCCGGAGGCCTTGCGCGCCCACCTCGCTACTGCGACACCCGATGCCGACTGTGCTCAGCTCGTCGCACTGTCGATTCTCGCCACCCGGAAATACCAACTCATCGCCCGGTCCATCTCCTATCTGGCAACGGCGCTCCTCCTACTCGCTGCTGCCCTTGTTCTGAACGCCGTGCACTGA
- a CDS encoding adenylate/guanylate cyclase domain-containing protein yields the protein MTSDQITLMEALRSTERPTKVILFADLAGSTEMKSKVGEVGWLPTLGTFLDIATTATAEHGGTVVKYLGDGILAVFDGDHAAEAICAAIQIQEMLHSENADLIVADCLASVGIATGRVVEYEAPSGGLDYVGSVVDLAARLCASGNPQAIWVDSATVAAAIMTRVSSKIGRVHGFTSDDYLSDEWRVKVKGFAKPVRYREVIWHTSPFGARNETVDQISERPGATPLGQPGKDGPGSIAAQSSTPLDELREGVVRRWDTTRGQGFITTPADGDYYIDRRFVANGDNLAEGRTVRFAPHSPITPDGSRPVAACAVQEGHLVHGTVHRVLPHKGFGFVDVVDQLGNRQSLFVHMGPRASEFRTGHHVIVEAVRNYKGISGRLTEEAGPADDGVERAA from the coding sequence ATGACATCCGATCAGATCACCCTCATGGAAGCCCTGCGCAGCACGGAACGTCCCACCAAGGTCATCCTGTTCGCTGACCTGGCCGGCTCCACGGAGATGAAGAGCAAGGTGGGGGAGGTTGGCTGGCTGCCGACCCTCGGCACGTTCCTCGACATCGCCACCACCGCGACCGCGGAACACGGCGGCACCGTCGTGAAGTACCTCGGCGACGGCATCCTCGCCGTCTTCGACGGCGACCACGCGGCCGAGGCCATCTGCGCGGCCATCCAGATCCAGGAAATGCTCCACAGCGAGAACGCCGACCTAATCGTCGCCGACTGCCTGGCCAGTGTCGGCATTGCCACCGGCAGGGTCGTGGAGTACGAGGCGCCGTCAGGCGGACTCGACTACGTCGGGTCCGTGGTCGACCTTGCGGCCAGACTCTGCGCCTCTGGCAACCCGCAGGCCATCTGGGTCGACAGCGCCACCGTCGCCGCTGCGATCATGACACGGGTCTCCAGCAAGATCGGCCGAGTCCACGGCTTCACCTCGGACGACTATCTCTCCGACGAATGGCGGGTGAAGGTCAAAGGGTTCGCCAAGCCCGTCCGCTATCGCGAGGTCATCTGGCACACCAGTCCGTTCGGCGCCCGCAACGAGACCGTCGACCAGATCAGCGAGCGCCCCGGTGCCACCCCGCTCGGGCAACCGGGCAAGGACGGGCCAGGCAGCATCGCCGCCCAGTCGTCAACGCCCCTCGATGAACTGCGCGAGGGCGTGGTCAGGCGCTGGGACACCACACGAGGGCAGGGTTTCATCACGACCCCCGCCGACGGGGACTACTACATCGACCGCCGGTTCGTGGCGAACGGAGACAATCTCGCGGAGGGCCGCACCGTGCGCTTCGCGCCACACTCCCCCATCACCCCGGACGGCTCCCGTCCCGTCGCCGCCTGCGCCGTCCAGGAGGGCCACCTGGTACACGGCACCGTTCATCGGGTCCTTCCCCACAAGGGATTCGGCTTCGTCGATGTCGTGGACCAACTGGGCAACCGGCAGTCCCTGTTCGTCCATATGGGCCCGCGGGCGTCCGAGTTCCGCACCGGGCACCACGTCATCGTGGAAGCCGTGCGGAACTACAAGGGGATCTCAGGACGCCTCACTGAGGAGGCCGGCCCGGCGGACGACGGAGTCGAACGTGCGGCCTGA
- a CDS encoding CU044_5270 family protein, with translation MADDILQRLAAARPAHLAPDSPVDDTVRTIELTAAMAAAPTSSETRSPMARLRRRLRPVWGLGLAAVATVAALVVTTTNLGPTHEPAQQVFSGRELLLAGANALDRQPQLKGDYWYQVEHRGYLTQIPGKNYVIDQRWVTRTWLAADADKRWTEHTDLGARPATESDEAAWKADGSPHTFDLTDPATKARAERENAKESHHTPRSVPKDIVHYKGQGVIQRDAPGGGSEEMPSGDISVRELRGLSTNAHTLADQLLVMIDEDYDAPPKALHELVVDTARQIAFSMPSPPRLRAAAYRLLADEPGVRSLGTVEDHDGRTGYGIAMPSPYGADPGPLEVHYVFDRSTGMPLGSVTVAAAAFKQWKAGDTINYTTIAMRWTDQAPPFDTDTHPRPPSADR, from the coding sequence ATGGCAGACGACATTCTGCAGCGCCTCGCCGCCGCACGCCCCGCACACCTGGCCCCGGACTCGCCCGTGGACGACACCGTCCGGACCATCGAACTCACGGCCGCCATGGCCGCCGCGCCCACGTCATCCGAAACACGGTCCCCGATGGCGCGGCTGCGACGGCGACTGCGACCGGTGTGGGGGCTGGGCCTCGCGGCCGTGGCCACCGTAGCGGCGCTCGTCGTGACAACGACCAACTTGGGTCCTACGCACGAGCCCGCGCAACAGGTCTTCTCCGGCCGGGAGTTGCTGCTGGCCGGCGCGAACGCCCTCGACAGGCAGCCCCAGCTGAAGGGCGACTACTGGTACCAGGTGGAGCACCGCGGATACCTCACACAGATCCCCGGCAAGAACTACGTCATCGACCAGCGGTGGGTCACCCGCACGTGGCTCGCCGCTGACGCCGACAAACGGTGGACCGAGCACACCGACCTGGGCGCACGGCCAGCCACAGAGTCGGACGAGGCCGCCTGGAAGGCAGACGGTTCCCCGCACACCTTCGACCTGACCGACCCCGCCACCAAGGCCCGCGCCGAGCGGGAGAACGCGAAGGAGAGCCACCACACGCCCAGGTCCGTACCGAAAGACATCGTTCACTACAAGGGCCAGGGCGTCATCCAGCGCGACGCGCCAGGCGGCGGGAGTGAAGAGATGCCCTCCGGCGACATCAGCGTCCGCGAACTGCGCGGGCTGTCCACGAACGCGCACACGCTGGCCGACCAGCTACTCGTAATGATCGACGAGGACTACGACGCCCCGCCCAAGGCGCTGCACGAACTCGTCGTCGACACTGCCCGGCAGATCGCGTTCAGCATGCCATCGCCGCCCCGACTGCGCGCAGCGGCCTACCGGCTACTGGCCGACGAGCCAGGCGTGCGCTCCCTGGGCACGGTCGAGGACCACGACGGCCGTACCGGATACGGCATTGCCATGCCTTCGCCGTACGGGGCAGACCCGGGTCCCCTCGAAGTCCACTACGTCTTCGACCGCAGCACCGGCATGCCCCTGGGCAGCGTCACCGTCGCCGCCGCGGCCTTCAAGCAGTGGAAGGCGGGCGACACCATCAACTACACGACCATCGCCATGCGCTGGACTGACCAGGCGCCGCCGTTCGACACAGACACCCATCCGCGCCCTCCCTCCGCAGACCGCTGA
- a CDS encoding RNA polymerase sigma factor, whose translation MADATSRFTAMYDACRQRVWAYAVSRAGRQIADEVVSETFTIAWRRLSDVPDPALPWLLGVARNVVRDSARAEVRRASLAAELRSWTEHAEGDVADDVTDRLALLRALTTVSEADREVLMLAAWDGLSPAEAAKVVGCTAAAMRVRLHRARGRLNRALDDSHASPAPGPASTPPSAVFVREEA comes from the coding sequence GTGGCCGATGCAACTAGCCGCTTCACCGCGATGTACGACGCGTGTCGGCAGCGGGTATGGGCGTACGCGGTCAGCCGGGCAGGCCGGCAGATTGCCGACGAGGTGGTCAGTGAGACGTTCACGATCGCCTGGCGTCGTCTGTCGGATGTGCCGGACCCGGCGCTGCCCTGGCTGCTCGGGGTCGCCCGCAACGTGGTGCGCGACAGCGCTCGCGCCGAGGTGCGACGCGCCTCGCTCGCGGCTGAGCTGCGCTCCTGGACAGAACACGCCGAAGGGGATGTCGCCGACGACGTGACCGACCGGCTTGCGCTGCTACGCGCGCTCACGACGGTGTCCGAGGCCGACCGTGAAGTACTCATGCTGGCCGCCTGGGACGGGCTCAGCCCGGCCGAGGCGGCCAAGGTCGTCGGCTGCACGGCGGCAGCTATGCGGGTCCGCTTGCACCGTGCCCGCGGCCGGCTCAACCGGGCGCTCGATGACAGCCACGCTTCTCCAGCGCCTGGCCCTGCTTCTACGCCGCCTAGTGCCGTGTTCGTACGAGAGGAGGCCTGA
- a CDS encoding lytic transglycosylase domain-containing protein: MTKKGWLALGAAAAVMPLLLGVGAFVALTGAVAADQDEQRRQAAYLSGGVQDAPASVKGIGPVMLSAYANAASRTIKLRPKCKGMRWSVLAGFGQVESHHAAGHRVADDGTITPRIIGARLDGSGAGGNTSKVPDTDGGTWDDDTSYDRAVGPMQFLPSTWNGPTGQDGNSDGIKDPHNAFDAALGAAVYLCGTEPSDLSDDAQLRKAALRYNHAGWYANEVLQYVHQYDQAGDVLGNTGSNGPVPVSVSLPGPPAAYQGGATACSYSDPTGGRCLTGATAHGYQEILNKWPRWHGGIGCQTPRAEGGEHPLGRACDYTPGTLGTRAVGTALAQGWALAAWLRKNAGALDVQYVIWQGRIWSINHPEDQGGWGRPYDHGLNNTHTVTGGHYDHVHVTYND, from the coding sequence GTGACGAAGAAGGGATGGCTCGCGCTCGGCGCGGCCGCCGCCGTCATGCCGCTGCTGCTCGGTGTCGGCGCCTTCGTGGCCCTCACCGGGGCGGTGGCCGCCGACCAGGACGAACAGAGGCGGCAGGCCGCCTACTTGTCCGGGGGCGTACAGGATGCGCCGGCCTCGGTGAAGGGGATCGGGCCGGTGATGCTGTCCGCGTACGCGAACGCGGCCTCCCGCACCATCAAGCTCCGCCCGAAGTGCAAAGGCATGCGCTGGTCGGTACTGGCCGGATTCGGGCAGGTCGAGTCCCACCACGCCGCGGGCCATCGCGTCGCAGACGACGGGACGATCACCCCGCGCATCATCGGCGCCCGCCTCGACGGCTCCGGCGCCGGCGGCAACACCAGCAAGGTGCCCGACACCGACGGCGGCACATGGGACGACGACACCTCATACGACCGCGCCGTGGGCCCGATGCAGTTCCTGCCCTCCACCTGGAACGGGCCCACCGGCCAGGACGGCAATAGCGACGGCATCAAGGACCCCCACAACGCGTTCGACGCGGCGCTCGGCGCCGCCGTCTACCTGTGCGGCACCGAGCCCAGCGACCTGAGCGACGACGCCCAGCTACGCAAGGCCGCCCTGCGCTACAACCACGCCGGCTGGTACGCGAACGAAGTCCTGCAGTACGTGCACCAGTACGACCAGGCCGGCGACGTCCTCGGCAACACCGGCAGCAACGGCCCCGTGCCCGTCTCCGTGTCCCTGCCCGGCCCCCCGGCCGCCTACCAGGGCGGAGCAACAGCCTGCTCGTACTCTGACCCGACCGGGGGCCGCTGCCTGACCGGCGCAACAGCCCACGGATACCAGGAAATCCTTAACAAGTGGCCGCGCTGGCACGGCGGAATCGGCTGCCAGACACCGCGCGCCGAAGGCGGCGAGCACCCGCTCGGCCGCGCCTGCGACTACACACCGGGCACCCTCGGCACCCGCGCCGTCGGCACCGCGCTCGCCCAGGGCTGGGCTCTGGCCGCATGGCTGCGCAAGAACGCCGGAGCGCTGGACGTGCAGTACGTGATCTGGCAGGGACGGATCTGGAGCATCAACCACCCTGAAGATCAGGGCGGTTGGGGGCGGCCGTACGACCACGGACTGAACAACACGCACACCGTCACCGGCGGGCACTACGACCACGTCCACGTCACCTACAACGACTGA